Proteins from a single region of Sphingomonas swuensis:
- a CDS encoding GtrA family protein, translating into MLAALVSDPDRRAVLIQAIRYAVAGVAITLAFSAAYWLVTELTGMDPNLALGIVFVIFSGISYFAHGAFSFAGHGERDRQHVRVARFFIVNIIGFVANQFWVWLLVKHFGGPTWWPILPFILVTPWLTFVLHRRWVYA; encoded by the coding sequence ATGCTCGCCGCACTCGTTTCAGACCCCGACCGCCGGGCCGTCCTCATCCAGGCGATCCGCTATGCCGTCGCAGGCGTCGCTATCACTCTCGCCTTCTCGGCGGCCTACTGGCTGGTGACCGAGCTGACGGGGATGGATCCCAATCTCGCGCTCGGGATCGTGTTCGTCATCTTCTCGGGCATCAGCTACTTCGCGCACGGCGCCTTCAGCTTCGCCGGCCATGGCGAGCGCGACCGGCAGCATGTCCGGGTGGCGCGCTTCTTCATCGTCAACATTATTGGCTTTGTCGCCAATCAATTTTGGGTATGGCTGCTGGTCAAGCATTTCGGCGGTCCGACCTGGTGGCCGATCCTTCCCTTCATCCTGGTGACTCCGTGGCTGACCTTCGTCCTGCATCGCCGGTGGGTCTACGCGTGA
- a CDS encoding glycosyltransferase family 2 protein: protein MTGPVLSIIVPVKDEEDAIPICIARVRAVLDGLSDPASRSWEMLFIDDGSTDRSLAVLRDAHSADPRIKALSLSRNFGKEAALSAGIDHALGQAVVPMDVDLQDPPEVLAEMLAKWRDGFEIVYGVRTNRESDSLPKRITADFYYRAHNWLSSDKIPEHAGDFRLLDRKVVEVIRQMPERNRFMKGLFAWAGFRQSSVEYRRVPREVGTTKFNYWKLWTFAIDGITSASTVPLRVWSYLGGAVALLAFGYAIYIVVKTLLFGISVPGYASMLVAVLFLGGLQLLSLGILGEYVGRILVEAKGRPLYVVRERLGDKD, encoded by the coding sequence GTGACGGGGCCGGTCCTCAGCATCATCGTTCCGGTGAAGGACGAGGAAGACGCCATCCCGATCTGCATCGCGCGGGTGCGCGCGGTGCTCGACGGCCTGTCCGACCCCGCCTCCCGAAGCTGGGAAATGCTGTTCATCGACGACGGCAGCACCGACAGGAGCCTCGCCGTGCTTCGCGACGCGCATTCCGCCGACCCGCGGATCAAGGCGCTCAGCCTGTCGCGCAACTTCGGCAAGGAAGCGGCTCTGTCGGCGGGGATCGACCATGCCCTCGGACAAGCCGTGGTGCCGATGGACGTCGACCTGCAGGACCCGCCCGAGGTGCTTGCCGAGATGCTCGCCAAGTGGCGCGACGGCTTCGAGATCGTCTACGGCGTCCGCACCAATCGCGAATCCGATAGCCTGCCCAAGCGGATCACCGCCGACTTCTACTATCGCGCGCACAACTGGCTCTCGAGCGACAAGATTCCCGAGCATGCCGGCGATTTCCGCCTGCTCGACCGCAAGGTCGTCGAGGTGATCCGCCAGATGCCCGAGCGCAACCGCTTCATGAAGGGCCTGTTCGCCTGGGCCGGCTTCCGCCAGTCGAGCGTCGAGTATCGGCGGGTCCCGCGCGAGGTCGGCACCACCAAGTTCAACTACTGGAAGCTGTGGACCTTCGCGATCGACGGGATCACCTCGGCCTCGACGGTCCCGCTCAGGGTCTGGTCGTACCTGGGGGGCGCGGTCGCCCTGCTGGCGTTCGGCTACGCCATCTACATTGTCGTCAAGACGCTGCTGTTCGGGATCAGCGTCCCCGGCTACGCCAGCATGCTGGTGGCGGTGCTGTTCCTCGGCGGCCTCCAGCTGCTGAGCCTCGGCATCCTTGGTGAATATGTCGGGCGGATCCTGGTCGAGGCCAAGGGTCGACCCCTGTATGTCGTGCGTGAGCGGCTTGGAGACAAAGACTGA
- a CDS encoding class I SAM-dependent methyltransferase, giving the protein MDRAVFDRMAELDSAHWWYVARREILAELIAREVRPPRPARILEIGCGTGHNLAMLQKFGDVEAAELDPEARRLAAQRLGKPVHDGALPGLADQLGSGFDLIALLDVLEHVEDDRGALTAILRMLKPGGALLVTVPINKWMWTAHDAAHHHHRRYTKQEVATLARETGYEVSLLSPFNTLLFPPIAAVRLLGKLTGRESADDAMPGAAVNKLFQGIFGLEKHLVGKLPLPFGVSLVAVLRRPAA; this is encoded by the coding sequence ATGGACCGGGCCGTGTTCGACCGTATGGCGGAACTTGATTCAGCGCACTGGTGGTATGTCGCCCGGCGCGAGATCCTGGCCGAGCTGATCGCCCGCGAGGTACGGCCGCCGCGTCCGGCAAGGATCCTCGAGATCGGCTGCGGCACCGGCCACAATCTGGCGATGCTGCAGAAGTTCGGCGACGTCGAGGCGGCCGAGCTCGACCCCGAGGCACGCCGGCTGGCGGCGCAGCGGCTCGGCAAGCCGGTCCATGACGGGGCGCTTCCTGGGCTTGCGGACCAGCTCGGTTCGGGCTTCGACCTCATCGCGCTCCTCGACGTGCTCGAGCATGTCGAGGACGACCGCGGCGCGCTTACGGCGATCCTGCGCATGCTGAAGCCCGGCGGCGCGCTGCTGGTGACTGTCCCGATCAACAAGTGGATGTGGACCGCGCACGATGCCGCGCACCATCATCACCGCCGCTACACCAAGCAGGAGGTCGCGACCCTTGCCCGCGAGACCGGCTATGAGGTCTCCCTGCTCAGCCCCTTCAACACCCTGCTGTTCCCGCCGATCGCCGCGGTCCGGCTGCTCGGCAAGCTGACCGGCCGCGAGAGCGCCGACGACGCCATGCCCGGCGCTGCCGTTAACAAGCTCTTCCAGGGCATCTTCGGACTGGAGAAGCATCTCGTCGGCAAGCTCCCGCTGCCGTTCGGGGTCAGCCTCGTGGCGGTGCTTCGGCGGCCGGCGGCCTGA
- a CDS encoding S46 family peptidase produces MRLKSGLFATAALAVMLPGVARADEGMWTFDAFPAARMKQAYGWAPDQAWLDKTRAAAVRLTGGCSASFVSDMGLILTNHHCVATCVEENSTGSNNILVTGFTARTPGEEKKCAGQQAEVVTSIRDVTAAVKGAIGTASGAAAVAARNAAAARLEAEGCTDKATTRCQVVSLYGGGQYKLYTYRKYSDVRLVWAPEAQAAQFGGDPDNFNFPRYSMDASFLRAYENGKPVTTPAFLKWNPRAPQDGEATFVVGNPGSTQRLLTMDQLAFQREVALPISLTTQSELRGRLISAMKESPEKAREGAETLSGLENGLKVTIGRVKALNDPAFTARLAAAEADLKRRSAGNAAIGDPWSAISAATVAQRNSHIERSFATPSSQLFGYALALVRAASERQKPDAERLPGFSTSALPLLEKSVTDERPITPWIEQLRMEWSLSKAREYLGADHPQTKLLLGRESPEALSARLVSGTRLGDASVRKALWDGGAAAVAASTDPLIVYARSIDANARALQKRYDAEVDAPLISARAKLADARFAAYGDSNYPDATFTLRISYGKVQGWTEAGRPVPTRTVLGGTFDRATGAEPFDLPKAFVANQARIDKNVTYDFVTTNDIIGGNSGSPVIDKAGTVIGAAFDGNIHSLGGNYGYDGTLNRTVVVSTAAVQEALEKIYPAPNLVAELRGRRR; encoded by the coding sequence ATGCGTCTCAAGTCCGGTCTGTTTGCCACTGCTGCGCTCGCCGTCATGCTTCCGGGGGTCGCCCGGGCCGACGAGGGCATGTGGACCTTCGACGCCTTCCCCGCCGCGCGGATGAAGCAGGCCTATGGCTGGGCGCCCGACCAGGCCTGGCTCGACAAGACCCGCGCCGCCGCGGTGCGGCTGACCGGCGGCTGCTCGGCAAGCTTCGTCTCGGACATGGGGCTGATCCTCACCAACCACCATTGCGTCGCCACCTGCGTCGAGGAGAATTCGACCGGCAGCAACAACATCCTGGTCACCGGCTTCACGGCCCGGACGCCCGGCGAGGAGAAGAAGTGCGCCGGCCAGCAGGCCGAGGTCGTGACCTCGATCCGTGACGTCACGGCGGCAGTGAAGGGCGCGATCGGCACCGCCAGCGGCGCCGCGGCAGTCGCCGCCCGCAACGCCGCGGCAGCGAGGCTCGAGGCCGAGGGCTGCACCGACAAGGCGACCACCCGCTGCCAAGTCGTCAGCCTCTATGGCGGCGGCCAGTACAAGCTCTACACCTATCGCAAGTATAGCGACGTTCGGCTGGTCTGGGCGCCCGAGGCGCAGGCCGCGCAGTTCGGTGGCGACCCCGACAACTTCAACTTCCCGCGCTACTCGATGGATGCGAGCTTCCTGCGCGCCTACGAGAATGGCAAGCCGGTCACGACCCCGGCCTTCCTCAAGTGGAACCCGCGCGCGCCGCAGGACGGCGAGGCGACCTTCGTCGTCGGCAACCCCGGCTCGACCCAGCGGCTGCTGACGATGGACCAGCTCGCCTTCCAGCGCGAGGTGGCGCTGCCGATCAGCCTGACCACCCAGTCGGAGCTGCGCGGGCGCCTGATCTCGGCGATGAAGGAAAGCCCCGAGAAGGCGCGCGAAGGCGCCGAGACGCTGTCGGGGCTGGAGAATGGCCTCAAGGTCACGATCGGGCGCGTCAAGGCGCTCAACGACCCGGCCTTCACCGCGCGCCTCGCCGCGGCCGAGGCCGACCTCAAGCGGCGCAGCGCCGGCAATGCGGCGATCGGCGATCCCTGGTCGGCGATCAGCGCCGCCACGGTCGCGCAGCGCAACAGCCATATCGAGCGCAGCTTCGCCACCCCGTCGAGCCAGCTGTTCGGCTATGCGCTCGCGCTGGTCCGTGCCGCTTCGGAGCGGCAGAAGCCCGACGCCGAGCGCCTTCCGGGCTTCTCGACCTCGGCCCTCCCGCTGCTCGAGAAGAGCGTCACCGACGAACGTCCGATCACTCCGTGGATCGAGCAGCTGCGGATGGAATGGTCGCTGTCCAAGGCGCGCGAATATCTCGGTGCCGACCATCCGCAGACCAAGCTCCTGCTCGGCCGCGAGTCGCCCGAGGCCCTGTCGGCCCGGCTGGTGTCCGGGACCAGGCTCGGCGACGCGTCGGTCCGCAAGGCGCTGTGGGACGGCGGCGCGGCGGCCGTGGCCGCCTCGACCGATCCGCTGATCGTCTATGCCCGCAGCATCGACGCCAACGCCCGTGCCTTGCAGAAGCGCTACGACGCCGAGGTGGATGCGCCGCTGATCTCGGCCCGCGCCAAGCTCGCCGATGCCCGTTTCGCGGCCTATGGCGACAGCAACTATCCGGACGCGACCTTCACGCTTCGGATCAGCTACGGCAAGGTCCAGGGCTGGACCGAAGCCGGTCGCCCGGTCCCGACCCGAACCGTGCTCGGCGGGACCTTCGACCGCGCGACCGGTGCCGAGCCGTTCGACCTGCCCAAGGCGTTCGTCGCCAACCAGGCGCGGATCGACAAGAACGTCACCTACGACTTCGTCACCACCAACGACATCATCGGCGGCAACTCGGGCTCGCCGGTGATCGACAAGGCGGGAACGGTGATCGGCGCGGCGTTCGACGGCAACATCCACAGCCTCGGCGGCAACTACGGCTACGACGGAACGCTCAACCGTACCGTGGTGGTCTCGACCGCGGCGGTGCAGGAAGCGCTGGAGAAGATCTACCCGGCGCCCAACCTCGTCGCCGAGCTTCGCGGCCGGCGCCGCTAG
- a CDS encoding oxygenase MpaB family protein has product MTDSGPAEQLRQAIAGGVIGFFNDSNKGQRPIVRSPDALCPPGGVAWRVHGDVAGMMVGGAAALLWQMLHPKALAGVWDHSDFQRNMHGRLRNTARFIAVTTYGARADAEAAIARVRGIHDHVNGTLEDGTPYDANDPRLLAFVHLAGSAMFLAGYRRFVEPGMGLDDRDRYWDEVAVIGDLLGADPLPRSEAEAEALARAFLLELRSDERSRRVRDIILNAPPEKLRLLPLQKLLMRAAIDLLPPNVRRLHGLRSSALAKPATTAATFGLASTLRWALRPA; this is encoded by the coding sequence ATGACTGACTCCGGACCGGCCGAGCAGCTGCGCCAGGCGATCGCCGGCGGGGTGATCGGCTTCTTCAACGATTCCAACAAGGGACAGCGGCCGATCGTCCGCTCGCCCGACGCCTTGTGCCCGCCCGGCGGGGTCGCCTGGCGGGTCCATGGCGACGTTGCCGGGATGATGGTCGGAGGCGCCGCGGCGCTGTTGTGGCAGATGCTCCACCCCAAGGCACTCGCCGGGGTTTGGGACCATTCGGACTTCCAGCGCAACATGCACGGGCGGCTGCGCAACACCGCCCGGTTCATCGCGGTCACCACCTATGGCGCCCGCGCCGACGCCGAGGCGGCGATCGCCCGGGTGCGCGGCATCCACGACCATGTGAACGGGACGCTCGAGGACGGCACGCCCTACGATGCCAACGATCCCCGCCTGCTCGCCTTCGTCCACCTTGCCGGATCGGCGATGTTCCTTGCCGGCTACCGGCGCTTCGTCGAGCCGGGGATGGGCCTCGACGACCGCGACCGCTACTGGGACGAGGTGGCGGTGATCGGTGACCTCCTCGGTGCCGACCCACTCCCGCGGAGCGAGGCCGAGGCCGAGGCGCTTGCCCGCGCCTTTCTGCTCGAACTGCGCTCGGACGAGCGATCGCGCCGGGTGCGCGACATCATCCTCAACGCCCCACCAGAAAAGCTCCGGCTGCTGCCGCTTCAGAAGCTGCTGATGCGGGCGGCGATCGACCTCCTTCCGCCCAACGTCCGCCGCCTTCACGGGCTGCGGTCGTCGGCGCTTGCGAAGCCCGCGACGACCGCAGCCACCTTCGGCCTTGCCTCGACCCTTCGCTGGGCGCTCCGGCCGGCCTAG
- a CDS encoding COQ9 family protein — MTDQPDSPLSAIRLQLALPLGENAAFDGWTAAAVEATALAEGVDPELAALAMPKGAVGLIDLYGEGVDRALAERLPADRLAAMKIRERIRSLVWERIRIQEPAREAIRRALAILAMPQNLPSGARLSWRSADVMWRLAGDTATDYNHYSKRAILSAVYGSTLLAWLQDESEGSADTAAFLDRRIDEVMRFEKWKAGIGKSERPSLTRFLGRLRYPAH, encoded by the coding sequence ATGACCGACCAGCCCGACTCGCCCCTTTCCGCCATCCGCCTCCAGCTTGCCCTGCCACTGGGCGAGAATGCCGCGTTCGACGGCTGGACCGCCGCCGCGGTGGAAGCGACCGCGCTGGCCGAGGGGGTCGACCCCGAACTCGCCGCTCTGGCCATGCCCAAGGGCGCGGTCGGGCTGATCGACCTCTATGGCGAGGGCGTCGACCGGGCGCTGGCCGAACGACTCCCGGCGGACCGGCTCGCCGCGATGAAGATCCGCGAGCGCATCCGCAGCCTTGTGTGGGAGCGGATCCGGATCCAGGAGCCCGCCCGCGAGGCGATCCGCCGGGCGCTCGCGATCCTCGCCATGCCGCAGAACCTGCCGTCCGGGGCGCGCCTCTCGTGGCGCAGCGCCGACGTCATGTGGCGGCTCGCGGGCGACACGGCGACCGACTACAATCACTACAGCAAGCGCGCGATCCTCTCGGCGGTCTACGGCTCCACCCTGCTCGCCTGGCTCCAGGACGAGAGCGAGGGCTCGGCCGATACCGCCGCCTTCCTCGACCGCCGGATCGACGAGGTCATGCGCTTCGAGAAATGGAAGGCCGGCATCGGCAAGTCCGAGCGGCCGAGCCTGACCCGTTTCCTCGGCCGGCTGCGCTATCCTGCGCATTGA
- a CDS encoding DMT family transporter has product MSAVPPRAFAALLIGNAALAFGPWMVRLSDVGPSAAGFWRLALALPFLLVLARVMRQPAHWPGTAAAGVIGGAAFFFAADLAAWHAGIHLTKLGNATLFGNIASFAFAAWGLWLARSLPTRLQATALLLAAGGSALLMAGSAELSPRYLHGDLLALLAGLLYAGYLIAIERVRGTLQPLPVLILASAFGAAMLLPFAAVTGETIWPTDWTALLLLALGSQVVGQGCLVYALGQVPPLVVGLALLTQPVISAAIGWLAYGEGMTSLDLAGAVAIGLALVLVRLPARPATPTSSPS; this is encoded by the coding sequence GTGTCCGCTGTCCCGCCTCGCGCCTTTGCCGCCCTCCTGATCGGCAATGCCGCGCTCGCCTTCGGGCCGTGGATGGTCCGGCTGAGCGACGTCGGACCGAGCGCCGCGGGCTTCTGGAGGCTCGCGCTCGCACTCCCCTTCCTGCTGGTCCTCGCCCGGGTCATGCGGCAGCCCGCCCACTGGCCCGGTACCGCCGCCGCCGGGGTGATCGGCGGCGCGGCCTTCTTCTTCGCCGCCGACCTTGCCGCCTGGCATGCCGGGATCCACCTCACCAAGCTCGGCAACGCCACCCTGTTCGGCAACATCGCCAGCTTCGCCTTCGCCGCCTGGGGGCTGTGGCTGGCCCGCTCGCTCCCGACGAGGCTCCAGGCGACCGCGCTGCTGCTCGCGGCGGGAGGCTCGGCGCTGCTGATGGCGGGAAGCGCCGAGCTCAGCCCGCGCTATCTCCACGGCGACCTCCTCGCCCTGCTCGCCGGGCTGCTCTACGCCGGCTACCTGATCGCCATCGAGCGGGTCCGGGGCACCCTCCAGCCGCTCCCGGTGCTGATCCTCGCAAGCGCCTTCGGGGCAGCGATGCTGCTGCCCTTCGCAGCCGTCACCGGCGAGACCATATGGCCGACCGACTGGACCGCGCTCCTCCTGCTCGCGCTCGGCAGCCAGGTCGTCGGCCAGGGCTGCCTCGTCTACGCGCTCGGCCAGGTGCCGCCGCTGGTGGTCGGCCTCGCCCTCCTCACCCAGCCGGTCATCTCCGCCGCGATCGGCTGGCTTGCCTATGGCGAAGGCATGACGTCACTCGACCTTGCCGGGGCGGTCGCCATCGGGCTTGCGCTGGTGCTGGTCCGCTTGCCTGCCCGCCCGGCAACGCCCACATCATCGCCATCATGA
- a CDS encoding alkene reductase, which produces MPSLFDPVTFGDLTLANRIVMAPLTRGRSGPLGIPTDTVRTYYEQRASAGMIISEGTGISREGLGWPNAPGLWTEEQVEGWKPVTEAVHRAGGKIIAQLWHMGRLVHSSVTGMQPVSASVSTAPGKVHTYDGKQPYEEARALTADDIARVLGDYALATRNALRAGFDGVELHGANGYLVDQFLRDGTNHRDDDYGGSIDNRLRLLREATEALISEAGTGRTFVRLSPIGLVQGCDDSDSKALFTAAGRMLGELGIAGLELREPGPQSTFSPTDVPAVSPFIRPHFKGGIILNSDYDGETAPTRIDEGIADAISFGRPFIANPDLVERLRAGHGLATPDVATFYSAGPEGYTDYPEAEEQAAA; this is translated from the coding sequence ATGCCCTCATTGTTCGACCCCGTCACCTTCGGCGACCTGACCCTCGCCAATCGAATCGTCATGGCCCCGCTCACCCGCGGCCGCTCGGGCCCGCTTGGAATCCCGACCGACACGGTCAGGACCTATTACGAGCAGCGCGCTTCGGCCGGGATGATCATCTCGGAAGGCACCGGGATCAGCCGCGAGGGCCTCGGCTGGCCCAATGCCCCGGGACTGTGGACCGAGGAGCAGGTCGAGGGCTGGAAGCCGGTGACCGAGGCGGTGCACCGCGCGGGCGGCAAGATCATCGCCCAGCTGTGGCACATGGGCCGGCTGGTCCATTCGAGCGTCACGGGCATGCAGCCGGTCTCGGCGAGCGTGAGCACCGCGCCGGGCAAGGTCCACACCTACGACGGCAAGCAGCCCTATGAGGAAGCGCGCGCGCTCACCGCGGATGACATCGCGCGGGTCCTCGGCGACTATGCCCTTGCCACCCGCAATGCGCTCCGGGCCGGCTTCGACGGGGTCGAGCTGCACGGCGCCAATGGCTATCTCGTCGACCAGTTCCTGCGGGACGGTACCAACCATCGCGACGACGATTATGGCGGCTCGATTGACAACCGGCTGCGCCTGCTCAGGGAAGCGACCGAGGCGCTGATCTCGGAGGCGGGGACCGGACGGACCTTCGTCCGTCTGAGCCCGATCGGCCTCGTCCAGGGCTGCGACGACAGCGATTCAAAAGCGCTGTTCACCGCCGCGGGGCGGATGCTCGGCGAGCTCGGGATCGCCGGCCTCGAACTGCGCGAGCCCGGGCCGCAGTCGACCTTCTCGCCCACCGATGTCCCCGCGGTCAGCCCCTTCATCCGGCCGCATTTCAAGGGCGGGATCATCCTCAACAGCGATTATGACGGCGAGACCGCACCGACCCGGATCGACGAGGGCATCGCCGATGCGATCAGCTTCGGGCGTCCGTTCATCGCCAATCCCGACCTCGTCGAGCGGCTGCGCGCCGGGCACGGGCTCGCCACCCCCGATGTCGCGACCTTCTATTCGGCGGGTCCGGAAGGATACACCGATTATCCGGAGGCCGAGGAACAGGCGGCCGCCTGA
- a CDS encoding heme-binding protein → MRVNWKAAGAVTAATLVGLGVAYVLREKATPGPDYRVLVSDGDLQIRSYPAITVAETVVAGPRKEALNDGFQILADYIFAKSRSGEKLPMTVPVLQDGGNPMESDPPMFDDEVEGGWRVRFVMPEGHDLPEPPAGITLVPLSARRVGAATFHGTAHDDRLKAAEDRLRGWLARHGEECSKAQPEFAFYNSPMIPPPLRRNEVLLTLA, encoded by the coding sequence ATGCGAGTGAACTGGAAGGCCGCCGGAGCGGTCACCGCGGCGACCCTGGTCGGTCTCGGCGTGGCCTATGTGCTGCGCGAGAAGGCGACCCCCGGGCCCGACTATCGGGTCCTGGTCAGCGACGGCGACCTTCAGATCCGCAGCTATCCGGCGATCACCGTCGCCGAGACGGTGGTCGCGGGTCCGCGCAAGGAGGCGCTGAACGACGGCTTCCAAATCCTCGCCGACTATATCTTCGCCAAGTCGCGTTCGGGCGAGAAACTGCCGATGACGGTGCCGGTCCTGCAGGACGGCGGCAATCCGATGGAGAGCGATCCGCCGATGTTCGACGACGAGGTCGAGGGCGGCTGGCGGGTCCGCTTCGTCATGCCCGAGGGCCACGACCTGCCCGAGCCGCCGGCCGGGATCACGCTGGTCCCGCTTTCCGCCCGGCGGGTTGGCGCCGCGACCTTCCACGGCACCGCGCATGATGACCGCCTGAAGGCTGCCGAGGACCGGCTTCGGGGCTGGCTCGCGCGGCACGGCGAGGAGTGCAGCAAGGCGCAGCCCGAATTCGCCTTCTACAACTCCCCGATGATTCCGCCCCCGCTGCGCCGCAACGAGGTGCTGCTGACGCTGGCCTGA
- a CDS encoding DNA translocase FtsK 4TM domain-containing protein: MATAAARGRADRRELEPDWRDRMGDAARALTVRLAGTLLLALAAAMTVALITYETTDPSWNTAAGGPAANWLGLPGAYASDLLLFLFGPGGVVLLPVLALAGIRLLGGQHAGRLGRALAVSAAGAWLIGMALGLTANSAVSGLPGGWGGVLGFTGATGWNALIGLIPEPAIAGPARIALILLLGLGGLLLAFLALALRPEEKAFVTERLKRVPERVPAPRRTAAEASEPRGVAPPKNRPNVAVSEPTRSIAPAAAAPPGKKKGAGQQQQSLALGDSYALPPHDLLAPPTEAGRNQIDRAGLERNARLLESVLEDFHVRGDIVEVRPGPVVTMYELEPASGIKASRVIQLADDIARNMSALSARVATIPGRSVIGIELPNPKRESVALRELIASQAFDDQAMSLPLILGKNIAGDPVIADLAPMPHLLVAGTTGSGKSVGLNCMILSLLYRMGPDQCRMIMIDPKMLELSIYDGIPHLLSPVVTEPPKAIRALKWAVEQMEERYRMMASLGVRALKSFNEKVLEAKARGTKLGRKVQTGYDADSGQPVYETEELDYEVLPQIVVVVDELADLMMTAGKEVEFLIQRLAQKARAAGIHLIMATQRPSVDVITGVIKANLPTRISFQVTSKIDSRTILGEQGAEQLLGKGDMLYMPGGKQILRVHGPFVSDEEVRLVADHWRKQGTPDYISAVTEEPEDGGFALDGAPEGNDNPEDALYRKALQIVAESQKASTSYVQRQLRVGYNSAARLIERMEKEGKVGQPDHVGRREVLMDTDGHPL, from the coding sequence ATGGCGACGGCAGCAGCGCGCGGACGCGCGGACCGGCGGGAGCTGGAGCCGGACTGGCGCGACCGGATGGGCGACGCGGCGCGCGCGCTCACCGTTCGGCTCGCCGGAACGCTCCTGCTGGCGCTCGCGGCGGCGATGACGGTCGCCCTCATCACCTACGAGACGACCGATCCGAGCTGGAACACCGCCGCCGGCGGTCCGGCCGCCAACTGGCTCGGCCTTCCCGGCGCCTATGCCAGCGACTTGCTGCTGTTCCTGTTCGGCCCGGGCGGAGTGGTGCTGCTGCCGGTGCTCGCGCTCGCCGGAATCCGGCTGCTCGGCGGCCAGCATGCCGGCCGGCTCGGCCGTGCGCTGGCGGTTTCCGCCGCCGGTGCCTGGCTGATCGGGATGGCGCTCGGCCTCACCGCCAACAGCGCCGTGTCGGGTCTGCCGGGAGGCTGGGGCGGAGTCCTTGGCTTCACCGGCGCGACCGGCTGGAACGCGCTTATCGGCCTCATCCCGGAGCCCGCCATTGCCGGTCCGGCGCGGATCGCGCTGATTCTCCTGCTCGGCCTCGGCGGGCTTCTCCTGGCGTTCCTCGCGCTTGCCCTCCGGCCCGAGGAGAAGGCGTTCGTCACCGAGCGGCTGAAGCGCGTGCCCGAGCGCGTGCCCGCCCCGCGCCGCACCGCGGCGGAGGCGAGCGAGCCGCGCGGAGTCGCGCCGCCGAAGAACCGGCCCAACGTCGCCGTGTCCGAGCCGACCCGCTCGATCGCACCCGCCGCCGCAGCGCCGCCGGGCAAGAAGAAGGGCGCGGGACAGCAGCAGCAGAGCCTCGCGCTCGGCGACAGCTACGCGCTTCCCCCGCACGACCTGCTCGCCCCGCCAACCGAGGCCGGGCGCAACCAGATCGACCGTGCCGGGCTCGAGCGCAACGCGCGGCTGCTCGAAAGCGTGCTCGAGGACTTCCACGTCCGCGGCGACATCGTCGAGGTCCGTCCGGGCCCGGTGGTGACCATGTACGAACTCGAGCCCGCAAGCGGGATCAAGGCCAGCCGGGTGATCCAGCTCGCCGACGACATCGCCCGCAACATGTCGGCCCTCTCGGCCCGCGTCGCGACCATTCCCGGCCGCAGCGTGATCGGGATCGAGCTGCCCAACCCCAAGCGCGAGAGCGTCGCGCTGCGCGAACTCATCGCCAGCCAGGCCTTCGACGACCAGGCGATGAGCCTGCCGCTGATCCTCGGCAAGAACATCGCCGGCGATCCGGTCATCGCCGACCTCGCGCCCATGCCGCACCTGCTGGTCGCGGGCACCACGGGTTCGGGCAAGTCGGTCGGGCTCAACTGCATGATCCTCTCGCTCCTCTACCGGATGGGTCCGGACCAGTGCCGGATGATCATGATCGATCCCAAGATGCTCGAACTCAGCATCTACGACGGCATTCCGCACCTCCTCTCCCCGGTCGTGACCGAGCCGCCCAAGGCGATCCGTGCCTTGAAGTGGGCGGTCGAGCAGATGGAGGAGCGCTATCGGATGATGGCCAGCCTCGGGGTCCGCGCGCTCAAGAGCTTCAACGAGAAGGTGCTCGAAGCCAAGGCCCGCGGCACCAAGCTCGGGCGCAAGGTCCAGACCGGCTACGACGCCGACAGCGGGCAGCCGGTCTACGAGACCGAGGAGCTCGACTATGAGGTGCTGCCGCAGATCGTGGTGGTGGTCGACGAGCTCGCCGACCTGATGATGACCGCCGGCAAGGAGGTCGAGTTCCTGATCCAGCGGCTGGCGCAGAAGGCGCGCGCGGCGGGCATCCACCTGATCATGGCCACCCAGCGGCCGAGCGTCGACGTCATCACCGGCGTCATCAAGGCCAATCTTCCGACCCGCATCAGCTTCCAGGTCACCAGCAAGATCGACAGCCGGACCATCCTCGGCGAGCAGGGTGCCGAGCAGCTGCTCGGCAAGGGCGACATGCTCTACATGCCCGGCGGCAAGCAGATCCTGCGCGTCCATGGGCCCTTCGTCAGCGACGAGGAAGTGCGGCTGGTCGCGGACCATTGGCGCAAGCAGGGTACGCCCGACTATATCAGCGCGGTGACCGAGGAGCCCGAGGACGGCGGCTTCGCGCTCGACGGCGCCCCCGAGGGCAACGACAATCCCGAGGATGCGCTCTACCGCAAGGCGCTTCAGATCGTCGCCGAGAGCCAGAAGGCCTCGACCAGCTACGTCCAGCGCCAGCTGCGGGTCGGCTACAACAGCGCGGCGCGGCTGATCGAGCGGATGGAGAAGGAAGGCAAGGTCGGCCAGCCCGACCATGTCGGCCGCCGCGAAGTGCTGATGGACACCGACGGCCATCCACTGTGA